A genomic segment from Nicotiana tabacum cultivar K326 chromosome 7, ASM71507v2, whole genome shotgun sequence encodes:
- the LOC107791251 gene encoding uncharacterized protein LOC107791251 codes for MSGYAKFIKDLVTKKRSINSEMIKMTYQVSAIVHSMAPKLKDPYAFTICCTIGSADFSKALCVLGAMDYKVPIILGRTFLATGKALVDMEADELTFWVGDENVVFYV; via the exons atgtcgggttatgcaaagttcataaAGGACTTGGTGACCAAGAAAAGATCAATTAACAGTGAGATGATCAAGATGACatatcaagtgagtgctattgtgcactcaatggctccgaaattgAAAGATCCTTATGCTTTCACAATCTgttgcactattgggagtgctGACTTTTCCAAAGCTTTATGTgttcttggggcaa tggactataaGGTGCCTATCATTTTGGGTAgaactttccttgctacggggaaggctcttgtcgATATGGAAGCCGATGAGCTCACTTTCTGGGTGGGTGACGAAAATGTGGTCTTTTAtgtgtga